A single Rubrivivax gelatinosus IL144 DNA region contains:
- a CDS encoding FAD-dependent oxidoreductase has product MRVAVIGAGIVGVTTAFELAADGHEVVVYERRGSVAAETSFANAGVLAPGYVMPSAAPGMPLKLMLQLFRREGALTLDGLGVWGQLPWLWRWWRACRPGVHATNRAAMLRLARLSQERLATLTRSLRLDYEHSRGYTVLLRSERELKRARPGLKLLAELGVPFELLDAERARQVEPGLNPETALRAAVHLPQDGVGNCRQFAQQLKTEAAQRGADFRFGVEVERIGAGGSPTVLACGREERFDAVVLCSGAASVPLLHSLRLKLPLAPVWGYAVTAPLRQLEAYPDLGPRSAIFDERFRVTVSRLGQRVRVAGSSEIGGRADRYDERALRTLYRVLEDWFPGAFVATQAQRWKGARPSLPDGPPVLGTSGLPGVWLNLGHGASGWALACGSARVLAEQVAGRAAPLDMTALGLERLR; this is encoded by the coding sequence ATGCGAGTCGCCGTCATCGGGGCCGGCATCGTCGGCGTCACCACCGCGTTCGAACTCGCCGCCGACGGGCACGAGGTCGTGGTCTACGAACGCCGCGGCAGCGTCGCCGCGGAAACCAGCTTCGCCAACGCCGGCGTGCTGGCCCCGGGCTACGTGATGCCCTCGGCCGCGCCGGGCATGCCGCTGAAGCTGATGCTGCAGCTCTTCCGCCGCGAAGGCGCGCTGACGCTGGACGGCCTGGGCGTCTGGGGCCAGCTGCCCTGGCTGTGGCGCTGGTGGCGCGCCTGCCGCCCCGGCGTGCACGCGACCAACCGCGCCGCGATGCTGCGCCTGGCGCGACTCAGCCAGGAGCGCCTGGCGACGCTGACGCGCTCGCTGCGCCTGGACTACGAGCACAGCCGCGGCTACACGGTGCTGCTGCGCAGCGAACGCGAACTCAAGCGCGCCCGGCCAGGCCTGAAGCTGCTCGCCGAACTCGGCGTGCCCTTCGAGTTGCTCGACGCCGAACGTGCCCGCCAGGTCGAGCCGGGACTGAACCCCGAGACGGCGCTGCGCGCGGCCGTGCACCTGCCGCAGGACGGCGTCGGCAACTGCCGCCAGTTCGCGCAGCAGCTGAAGACCGAGGCCGCGCAGCGCGGCGCCGACTTCCGCTTCGGTGTCGAGGTCGAGCGCATCGGCGCCGGCGGCAGCCCGACGGTGCTCGCCTGCGGCCGCGAGGAGCGTTTCGACGCCGTCGTGCTGTGCAGCGGCGCGGCCTCGGTCCCGCTGCTGCACTCGCTGCGGCTGAAGCTGCCGCTGGCGCCGGTCTGGGGCTACGCGGTGACCGCACCGCTGCGCCAGCTCGAGGCCTATCCCGACCTCGGCCCGCGCTCGGCGATCTTCGACGAACGCTTCCGCGTCACCGTCAGCCGCCTCGGCCAGCGCGTGCGTGTGGCCGGCAGCAGCGAGATCGGCGGCCGCGCCGACCGCTACGACGAACGCGCGCTGCGCACGCTGTACCGCGTGCTCGAGGACTGGTTCCCCGGCGCCTTCGTCGCGACCCAGGCGCAGCGCTGGAAGGGCGCGCGCCCCAGCCTGCCCGATGGCCCACCGGTGCTGGGCACCAGCGGCCTGCCCGGTGTCTGGCTGAACCTGGGCCACGGCGCCAGCGGCTGGGCGCTGGCCTGCGGCTCGGCGCGTGTGCTGGCCGAACAGGTGGCCGGGCGCGCCGCGCCGCTGGACATGACGGCGCTCGGCCTGGAACGCCTGCGCTGA
- a CDS encoding bifunctional ADP-dependent NAD(P)H-hydrate dehydratase/NAD(P)H-hydrate epimerase yields MSPALVAPKTGWPLHDAAASRAAEAVALAATPPHALMRRAGLGVARLALALAPHARSVAVLAGPGNNGGDGLVAARHLHAAGKAVRVVLTGDVGRLPADAADALAAAQAAGVPIAEALDEDPAELIIDALLGLGTRRAPEGRIATAIAWAASRGAPVLAVDLPSGLHPDTGQPLGEACIRADATLALLTLKPGLFTGEGRDHAGQVWFDELGVAAGGETARLAAAPARAVRRHAQHKGSFGDVAVVGGAPGMAGAAWLAARAALAAGAGRVYCSLLDAEAPLLDPTRPELMGRPAWWRSPPATLAAATVVAGCGGGQAVREAMPALLAHAGRLVLDADALNVLAADLSLQRLLTRRAQPTVLTPHPLEAARLLGTTAAAVQADRLAAAQRLAERLGCVVVLKGSGSVVAAPGALPSLNPTGNALLATAGTGDVLAGWLGGAWAAGGEAFATAVAAVWQHGHAADRALAAGAGRPLRAADLVDALHASA; encoded by the coding sequence ATGAGCCCCGCCCTCGTCGCCCCCAAAACCGGCTGGCCGCTGCACGACGCGGCCGCCTCCCGCGCCGCCGAGGCGGTGGCGCTGGCCGCCACGCCGCCGCACGCGCTGATGCGCCGCGCCGGGCTCGGTGTCGCCCGCCTGGCGCTGGCGCTGGCACCGCACGCGCGCAGCGTCGCCGTGCTCGCCGGCCCGGGCAACAACGGCGGCGACGGCCTCGTCGCCGCACGCCATCTGCACGCCGCGGGCAAGGCCGTGCGCGTCGTGCTGACCGGCGACGTCGGCCGGCTGCCGGCGGACGCTGCCGACGCGCTGGCGGCGGCACAGGCCGCCGGCGTGCCGATCGCCGAAGCGCTGGACGAAGACCCGGCCGAGCTGATCATCGACGCCCTGCTCGGCCTGGGCACGCGCCGCGCGCCCGAAGGCCGCATCGCCACCGCCATCGCCTGGGCCGCGTCGCGCGGCGCGCCGGTGCTGGCGGTGGACCTGCCCTCCGGCCTTCATCCGGACACCGGCCAGCCGCTGGGCGAGGCCTGCATTCGGGCCGACGCGACGCTGGCGCTGCTGACGCTCAAGCCCGGGCTCTTCACCGGCGAGGGACGCGACCACGCCGGCCAGGTCTGGTTCGACGAGCTCGGCGTCGCGGCCGGCGGCGAGACCGCCCGCCTGGCCGCCGCGCCGGCACGGGCCGTGCGCCGGCACGCCCAGCACAAAGGCAGTTTCGGCGACGTGGCCGTCGTCGGCGGCGCGCCCGGCATGGCCGGCGCCGCCTGGCTGGCGGCGCGCGCGGCGCTGGCCGCCGGCGCCGGCCGCGTCTACTGCAGCCTGCTCGACGCCGAGGCGCCGCTGCTGGACCCGACCCGGCCCGAGCTGATGGGCCGCCCCGCCTGGTGGCGTTCGCCGCCGGCGACGCTGGCCGCAGCGACCGTCGTCGCCGGCTGCGGCGGCGGCCAGGCGGTGCGCGAGGCCATGCCGGCTCTGCTGGCGCATGCCGGCCGGCTGGTGCTGGACGCCGACGCGCTCAACGTGCTGGCCGCCGACCTCTCGCTGCAGCGGCTGCTGACGCGCCGCGCGCAACCGACCGTGCTGACGCCGCATCCGCTGGAGGCCGCACGCCTGCTCGGCACGACGGCCGCCGCGGTCCAGGCCGATCGCCTGGCCGCGGCGCAGCGCCTGGCCGAGCGCCTGGGCTGCGTCGTCGTGCTGAAGGGGTCGGGCAGCGTCGTCGCGGCACCGGGCGCCCTGCCCTCGCTGAACCCGACCGGCAACGCGCTGCTGGCCACCGCCGGCACCGGCGACGTGCTGGCCGGCTGGCTGGGCGGCGCATGGGCGGCCGGTGGCGAAGCCTTCGCCACCGCGGTCGCCGCGGTCTGGCAGCACGGCCACGCCGCCGACCGCGCGCTGGCCGCCGGCGCCGGCCGGCCGCTGCGCGCAGCCGACCTCGTCGACGCGCTGCACGCGAGCGCCTGA
- the rnr gene encoding ribonuclease R — protein sequence MDSASPSAKNSSTGLLGEVEGRVEGHRDGHGFVVPDEGDTWIYLAPQEMRSVLHRDRVRVRIVRFDRKGRPEGRVLDILERRKSPIIGRLLHEGGHWIVAPEDRRYGQDILIPKNATASAAVGQVVSVELTEPPSLHSRPVGRVAEVLGEIDDPGMEIEIAVRKYEVPHRFTPETLAQAAALPEKLRAADRKHRVDLTDVPLVTIDGEDARDFDDAVYCEPFRRGRGKTLFEGWRLIVAIADVSHYVKPGEPLDEDAYERATSVYFPRRVIPMLPEKLSNGLCSLNPEQDRLAMVCDMLVSTEGTLDAYQFYPAVICSHARLTYTEVAAVLQNTRGPEAQRRADLVPQLVHLHEVFRALLKQRALRGAVDFDTVETQIVCDDNGRIEKIVPRVRNDAHRLIEEAMLAANVCAADFIAHGEHPSLYRVHEGPTPEKRAALQAYLKALGLGLHLSEEPTPAEMQAISQAVQGRPDAQQIQTMLLRSMQQAIYTASNAGHFGLAYGAYTHFTSPIRRYPDLLVHRVIKALLGTRRYHLVPSPKTRVPEVRRGAKGGKPAKPAKPMSQEMEAWEAAGAHCSANERRADEASRDVEAWLKCRYMREHLGEEYAGTVSAVTPFGLFVTLDALYVEGLVHITELGGEYFRHDELRQELRGERTGVRYVIGTRVQVQVSRVDLDGRRIDFRMVREGDSERLLARGRGTPERAEKPGSASEELAALRAADRSAKAASKARKVATAPRKSSARKTAGKVRTRR from the coding sequence ATGGACTCTGCAAGCCCCTCCGCAAAAAATTCTTCAACCGGCCTGTTGGGCGAGGTTGAGGGCCGTGTCGAAGGCCATCGTGACGGCCACGGTTTCGTCGTGCCCGACGAGGGCGACACCTGGATCTACCTCGCGCCGCAGGAGATGCGCTCGGTACTCCACCGCGACCGCGTGCGCGTGCGCATCGTGCGTTTCGATCGCAAGGGCCGGCCCGAAGGGCGTGTGCTCGACATTCTGGAACGCCGCAAGTCGCCGATCATCGGCCGGCTGCTGCACGAAGGCGGCCACTGGATCGTCGCGCCCGAAGACCGCCGCTACGGCCAGGACATCCTGATTCCGAAGAACGCCACCGCCAGCGCCGCGGTGGGGCAGGTCGTTTCGGTCGAACTGACCGAACCGCCGTCGCTGCACTCGCGCCCCGTGGGCCGTGTCGCCGAGGTGCTCGGCGAGATCGACGACCCCGGCATGGAGATCGAGATCGCGGTGCGCAAGTACGAGGTGCCGCACCGCTTCACGCCCGAGACGCTGGCCCAGGCCGCGGCGCTGCCCGAGAAGCTGCGCGCCGCCGACCGCAAGCACCGTGTCGACCTCACCGACGTGCCGCTGGTGACGATCGACGGCGAGGACGCACGCGACTTCGACGACGCGGTCTATTGCGAGCCCTTCCGCCGCGGTCGCGGCAAGACGCTGTTCGAAGGCTGGCGGCTGATCGTCGCCATCGCCGACGTCAGCCACTACGTCAAACCCGGCGAGCCGCTGGACGAGGACGCCTACGAACGTGCGACGTCGGTCTACTTCCCGCGCCGCGTGATCCCGATGCTGCCGGAGAAGCTGTCCAACGGCCTGTGCTCGCTGAACCCCGAGCAGGACCGGCTGGCGATGGTCTGCGACATGCTCGTGTCGACCGAAGGCACGCTCGACGCCTACCAGTTCTACCCGGCGGTGATCTGCTCGCACGCGCGGCTAACCTACACCGAGGTCGCCGCGGTGCTGCAGAACACGCGCGGCCCCGAAGCCCAGCGCCGTGCCGACCTGGTGCCGCAGCTCGTGCACCTGCACGAGGTCTTCCGCGCGCTGCTCAAGCAGCGTGCGCTGCGCGGCGCGGTCGACTTCGACACCGTCGAAACGCAGATCGTCTGCGACGACAACGGCCGCATCGAGAAGATCGTGCCGCGCGTGCGCAACGACGCCCACCGGCTGATCGAGGAGGCGATGCTCGCGGCCAACGTCTGCGCAGCCGACTTCATCGCCCACGGCGAGCACCCCTCGCTGTACCGCGTGCACGAAGGTCCGACGCCCGAGAAGCGTGCCGCGCTGCAGGCCTATCTGAAGGCGCTGGGCCTCGGCCTGCACCTGAGCGAGGAGCCGACGCCGGCCGAGATGCAGGCCATCTCGCAGGCCGTGCAGGGCCGCCCCGACGCGCAGCAGATCCAGACCATGCTGCTGCGCTCGATGCAGCAGGCGATCTACACCGCCAGCAACGCCGGCCACTTCGGCCTGGCCTACGGCGCCTACACGCACTTCACGAGCCCGATCCGGCGCTACCCGGACCTGCTGGTGCACCGCGTCATCAAGGCCCTGCTCGGCACCCGTCGCTACCACCTCGTGCCCAGCCCGAAGACGCGCGTGCCCGAGGTGCGCCGCGGTGCCAAGGGCGGCAAGCCGGCCAAGCCGGCGAAGCCGATGTCGCAGGAGATGGAGGCCTGGGAAGCCGCCGGCGCGCACTGCAGCGCCAACGAGCGCCGCGCCGACGAGGCCTCGCGCGACGTCGAGGCCTGGCTCAAGTGCCGCTACATGCGCGAGCACCTGGGCGAGGAGTACGCCGGCACGGTGAGCGCGGTGACGCCGTTCGGCCTGTTCGTCACGCTCGACGCGCTCTACGTCGAGGGCCTGGTGCACATCACCGAACTCGGCGGCGAGTACTTCCGCCACGACGAACTGCGCCAGGAACTGCGGGGCGAGCGCACCGGCGTGCGCTACGTCATCGGCACGCGGGTGCAGGTGCAGGTCAGCCGCGTCGACCTGGACGGCCGCCGCATCGACTTCCGCATGGTGCGCGAGGGCGATTCCGAGCGCCTGCTGGCGCGCGGCCGCGGGACGCCGGAGCGTGCCGAAAAGCCGGGTTCGGCGAGCGAGGAACTGGCTGCGCTGCGGGCCGCCGACCGCTCCGCGAAAGCGGCTTCGAAGGCCCGCAAGGTCGCCACCGCGCCGCGCAAGAGCAGCGCCCGCAAGACGGCCGGCAAGGTGCGCACGCGCCGCTGA
- a CDS encoding phosphoribosyltransferase codes for MLTDDGKHLYVSWDEYHLLIERLALKVHASGWEFDQILCLARGGMRPGDVMSRVFDKPLAIMSTSSYRSDAGTIQGRLDMAKYITMPKGELAGRVLLVDDLADTGVTLRAVVDRLRGMPSISELRAAVLWVKGVSSYVPDYYCEMLDTSPWIHQPFEEYDNLRPDGLARKFAV; via the coding sequence ATGCTCACCGACGACGGCAAGCACCTCTACGTTTCCTGGGACGAATACCACCTGCTGATCGAGCGCCTGGCGCTCAAGGTGCATGCCTCGGGTTGGGAATTCGACCAGATCCTGTGCCTGGCGCGCGGCGGCATGCGTCCCGGCGACGTCATGTCGCGGGTTTTCGACAAGCCGCTGGCGATCATGTCGACGAGTTCCTATCGCTCCGACGCCGGCACCATCCAGGGCCGCCTGGACATGGCCAAGTACATCACCATGCCCAAGGGTGAACTTGCCGGCCGCGTGCTGCTCGTCGACGACCTGGCCGACACCGGCGTGACGCTGCGCGCGGTGGTCGACCGCCTGCGTGGCATGCCGTCGATCTCCGAGCTGCGCGCCGCGGTGCTGTGGGTGAAGGGCGTGTCGAGCTACGTGCCCGACTACTACTGCGAGATGCTCGACACGAGCCCGTGGATCCACCAGCCCTTCGAGGAATACGACAACCTTCGTCCCGACGGTCTCGCCCGCAAGTTCGCGGTTTGA